From a single Candidatus Rokuibacteriota bacterium genomic region:
- a CDS encoding nucleotidyltransferase family protein, which produces MIAGIVLAAGLARRMGRSKLLLDWGGRPVIRRAVEQVRAGGVDEVIVVVGPEDAAIRQALSELPVRFVQNPAPETGQGRSIACGVAALGPGVQAVLIALGDQPTLPPEVIPQLLQTYRQTGKPIVAPVYRGVQGNPVLFASSVFAELRELTGDRGARGLLERDAGRLAFVAFDLHMPPDLDTPGEYERLRPPDARV; this is translated from the coding sequence ATGATCGCCGGAATCGTCCTGGCCGCAGGGCTCGCGCGCCGGATGGGTCGGTCGAAGCTCCTCCTGGACTGGGGTGGGAGGCCGGTCATCCGGCGGGCGGTCGAGCAGGTCCGCGCCGGGGGCGTCGACGAGGTGATCGTCGTCGTTGGCCCGGAGGACGCGGCGATCCGGCAGGCGCTGTCCGAACTGCCGGTGCGCTTTGTGCAGAACCCCGCCCCCGAGACGGGGCAGGGGAGGTCCATCGCCTGCGGCGTGGCTGCTCTCGGACCCGGGGTGCAGGCCGTGCTGATTGCCCTCGGCGACCAGCCCACGCTTCCGCCAGAGGTGATTCCCCAGCTTCTCCAGACCTACAGGCAGACGGGAAAGCCGATCGTGGCGCCCGTGTACCGGGGGGTTCAGGGGAACCCGGTCCTCTTCGCCTCGAGCGTCTTCGCCGAGCTCCGGGAGTTGACCGGCGACCGGGGGGCCCGCGGACTGCTGGAACGAGACGCAGGCCGGTTGGCCTTCGTCGCCTTCGATCTCCACATGCCGCCGGACCTGGACACGCCGGGGGAATACGAGCGCCTCCGCCCACCGGACGCGCGGGTGTAA